The genome window CCCAACTGCTGGCCTTCGGCGAGCACCACCAGGCCACCTATCACCTCCGCTCCCGGTCCGAAGTTTTCGCCGGTGCCCTGACGCTTCTCCGGGAACGGGAACTCGAAATGCAGTATGCCGCCGCACTCACCGATTGGACCGCCACGGAAGACGCGGACCTGCGGGCGTCGGCCGCGGGCGACCTCATCACCACCGGAGGGCCCCGTGCGCCAAGGTGACTTTTACCTCGCTGATCTCGACCCCATCTGGCCCAGCGGAGCCGACAGGCGGCATCCCGTTGTCATCGTCATCAGCGACGCCGTGAACCGCGCGGTGGACAGATCGGGCGCCAAGTCAGTCGCCGGGGTGCCCGTCACGTGGAACATCGCGTGGATCTCCAATATTCAGGTGCTGCTCCCGGCCGATCAAAGGGGCCTGGCCCAGGACAGTAAAGTCCAGGCGGAGCAGATTCGCCCCATCAGCTTCAGTCGCCTCAGCCCTGCGCCCGTCGGCATCCTCCCACCGGCTCTGATGCGTGAGCCCAATGACGCACTGCGCCTGCATCTCTCCTTGACGTGACGCAGATTGACCCTCCTGTACCCCTCAAACTCTGTTACAGGCCCCTTCCTGAGCCTCCTGCGAGCTTGCATTGTTTTGACCCGTCCTGCACGCACTTTTTTGAATTCCACCCTCAGTGGCCCGGAGGTAAGGTGCTGCCCGCCTGACCTGTAGCGTCCCAGGCGTGCACATCTGAAGGTCACCAGTGGTGAAGGGGTTGGCTCAACGCATGTCGATCCTGTCGCGCACCGCACATGGACTCATCCGCCTTTGGCGGCTCCTGACTGCGACCGGTCGACGGGGCGGAAGATGCTGTGCCGTCAGGACACTCAATACAGATCAGTGGACCCGCCACGGAGGAAGAGTGGCGTGGGAGAAAGTACCAGGGTGAACTC of Deinococcus radiotolerans contains these proteins:
- a CDS encoding antitoxin produces the protein MSLDPQLLAFGEHHQATYHLRSRSEVFAGALTLLRERELEMQYAAALTDWTATEDADLRASAAGDLITTGGPRAPR
- a CDS encoding type II toxin-antitoxin system PemK/MazF family toxin, which codes for MRQGDFYLADLDPIWPSGADRRHPVVIVISDAVNRAVDRSGAKSVAGVPVTWNIAWISNIQVLLPADQRGLAQDSKVQAEQIRPISFSRLSPAPVGILPPALMREPNDALRLHLSLT